Proteins from a genomic interval of Synechococcus sp. A15-28:
- a CDS encoding SDR family NAD(P)-dependent oxidoreductase — MKSLSSMLKKSVLIVGSSSGLGRALFDLYSSNGDNVTGLSRYRNCSVLDEHQLKGDIHKYDLLQSNTQKDFNHIVMNMSFFTHCIFCVGGGYGIKSMMPSFDDLLLLLKLNLLVPAALVRSLFDMKKINNITKICFISSIAAEEVTASVGYTTAKLALNGYSKLLSKYDNKVGPVMTVKLGAVEGYGAAFDRLKVNNKPAYEAFIHERLNGSFPMHATNVAEAIVSLLDLPYNLVNGLTIKLDNSESSKV; from the coding sequence TTGAAGTCACTTTCTAGCATGTTAAAAAAAAGTGTACTAATTGTTGGTTCAAGTTCTGGATTGGGGAGAGCACTATTTGATTTATATTCATCTAATGGGGATAATGTTACCGGTTTAAGCCGATATAGAAATTGCTCAGTCCTAGATGAGCATCAATTAAAAGGTGATATTCATAAGTATGATTTATTGCAAAGTAATACACAAAAAGATTTTAATCATATTGTTATGAATATGTCATTTTTCACCCATTGCATCTTTTGTGTTGGAGGAGGCTATGGAATAAAATCAATGATGCCCTCTTTTGATGATTTGCTTTTACTATTAAAACTTAATCTCTTGGTTCCGGCCGCTCTTGTGAGATCATTATTTGATATGAAGAAAATTAATAATATCACTAAAATATGTTTTATATCTAGTATAGCCGCAGAAGAAGTGACTGCATCTGTTGGATACACAACAGCAAAATTAGCTCTCAATGGTTATTCTAAACTTCTAAGTAAGTATGACAATAAGGTAGGGCCTGTGATGACTGTGAAACTGGGGGCTGTAGAGGGTTACGGAGCAGCATTTGATAGATTAAAGGTAAATAATAAACCAGCCTACGAGGCATTTATACATGAACGGCTTAATGGAAGTTTTCCAATGCATGCGACCAATGTTGCTGAAGCAATTGTTTCTTTGCTAGATTTACCCTACAATTTAGTAAATGGTCTCACCATCAAATTGGACAATAGCGAGTCGTCAAAGGTTTAA
- a CDS encoding DJ-1/PfpI/YhbO family deglycase/protease, with the protein MRSLICVASNFQDEEVIYPFYKLQEFSEVTIASCDGKTVYGKYGVPARASKRFSEIDTNEYDILIIPGGFECPDRLRIDDECIRIVQEMIDKNKVVGAICHGPWVLISANRTKGRDMTGYKAVHIDLSNSGANVLDSSDVVVDGNLVTAPHYKNNPQFMLAVQSLATNKSHV; encoded by the coding sequence ATGAGATCATTGATTTGTGTTGCATCAAATTTCCAAGATGAAGAAGTTATTTATCCATTCTATAAATTACAAGAATTCTCTGAGGTGACGATTGCTTCTTGTGACGGTAAAACAGTTTATGGTAAGTATGGAGTCCCTGCGAGGGCGTCGAAGCGCTTCTCCGAAATTGACACTAATGAATATGATATATTGATTATTCCAGGCGGATTTGAGTGTCCAGATCGTCTAAGAATTGACGATGAATGTATTCGAATTGTTCAAGAGATGATTGATAAAAATAAGGTTGTAGGTGCGATATGTCATGGTCCTTGGGTTCTCATTTCTGCAAATCGCACAAAAGGTCGTGATATGACTGGATATAAAGCAGTCCATATTGATCTTTCCAACTCAGGTGCAAATGTTTTGGATAGTAGTGATGTTGTAGTTGACGGGAATTTAGTAACTGCTCCACACTACAAGAACAATCCACAATTTATGCTTGCTGTTCAATCCTTGGCCACCAATAAAAGCCATGTCTGA
- a CDS encoding sporadic carbohydrate cluster 2OG-Fe(II) oxygenase encodes MSLYTSGIQKYSLPNDSLTNQLIDSIIKATSEYTDKSFISGLDHIHDFVDDNELNEYRLSIIQKLNYNQFASKLIFSHCKEILTSILGPDIAIQKNVGLSIQMPNDSSSLLPIHSDVFSSDCSPYELVIWIPLVKCYKTKSMFYLPFDHCSSLHEYLHLLSSNNISSIDEFQSKFQNNYKFLEITPPSFALFYHSIWHGNVINCEPETRWSINLRVKGLFTPYKGKQIGDYFTIAQISDATKLSSLIDEIYYDS; translated from the coding sequence ATGAGTCTCTACACTAGTGGCATACAAAAATATAGCTTGCCAAATGATAGTTTGACGAACCAACTAATTGATTCTATCATCAAGGCAACTTCTGAATATACCGATAAAAGCTTCATTTCAGGTTTAGATCATATTCATGATTTTGTGGATGATAATGAATTAAATGAATACAGATTAAGTATTATCCAAAAGCTAAATTATAATCAGTTTGCAAGTAAACTAATTTTTTCTCATTGCAAAGAGATTCTTACTAGTATTTTAGGCCCCGATATTGCTATACAAAAAAATGTGGGATTATCAATTCAGATGCCAAACGACTCGAGTTCCCTTCTGCCTATACATAGTGATGTTTTTAGTAGTGACTGCTCACCTTATGAGCTCGTGATTTGGATTCCCTTAGTCAAGTGTTATAAGACAAAATCTATGTTCTACTTGCCCTTTGACCATTGTTCTAGTCTTCATGAATACCTACATTTACTAAGCTCAAATAACATTTCGAGTATCGACGAATTTCAATCAAAGTTCCAAAATAACTATAAATTTTTAGAAATCACCCCCCCATCTTTTGCTCTTTTTTATCATTCTATATGGCATGGGAATGTGATTAATTGCGAGCCTGAAACGAGGTGGTCTATAAATCTGAGAGTAAAAGGATTATTTACGCCATATAAAGGAAAGCAGATAGGAGATTATTTTACAATTGCCCAAATTTCAGATGCAACAAAACTTTCTTCATTGATCGATGAGATATATTATGACTCATAA
- the thiC gene encoding phosphomethylpyrimidine synthase ThiC: protein MRASWVESRKGQANVSQMHYARQGVVTEEMAHVAKRENLPQSLIMEEVARGRMIIPANINHANLEPMAIGIASKCKVNANIGASPNASDAAEEVKKLKLAVKYGADTVMDLSTGGVNLDEVRTAIIDASSVPIGTVPVYQALESVHGSIEKLDEDDFLHIIEKHCQQGVDYQTIHAGLLIEHLPKVKGRITGIVSRGGGILAQWMLYHHRQNPLYTRFDDICEIFKRYDCTFSLGDSLRPGCQHDASDAAQLAELHTLGELTRRAWKHDVQVMVEGPGHVPLDQIEFNVKKQMEECSEAPFYVLGPLVTDIAPGYDHITSAIGAAMAGWHGTAMLCYVTPKEHLGLPNAEDVREGLIAYKIAAHAADIARHRPGARDRDDELSRARYNFDWNKQFELSLDPERAKEYHDETLPADIYKQAEFCSMCGPKHCPMQTKITDEDIDNLQNNLKSITV from the coding sequence ATGCGCGCTTCCTGGGTTGAATCTCGAAAGGGCCAGGCAAACGTCTCTCAGATGCATTACGCCCGCCAGGGAGTGGTCACTGAGGAGATGGCCCATGTCGCCAAGCGCGAAAATCTGCCCCAATCGCTAATCATGGAAGAGGTTGCCCGGGGGCGGATGATCATCCCGGCCAATATCAACCACGCCAATCTTGAGCCGATGGCGATTGGTATCGCCAGTAAATGCAAGGTGAACGCCAACATTGGTGCTTCACCCAATGCTTCTGATGCGGCCGAAGAGGTGAAGAAGCTGAAGCTGGCGGTGAAGTATGGCGCCGACACGGTGATGGATCTCTCCACCGGCGGCGTCAACCTCGATGAGGTGCGCACGGCAATCATTGATGCCTCATCGGTGCCGATTGGCACGGTGCCCGTTTATCAGGCGCTTGAGAGCGTGCATGGCTCCATCGAAAAGCTCGACGAGGATGATTTCCTCCACATCATCGAGAAACACTGCCAGCAGGGGGTGGACTACCAGACGATTCACGCTGGTTTGCTTATTGAGCACCTACCCAAGGTGAAGGGGCGCATCACTGGCATTGTCAGCCGCGGCGGCGGCATCCTGGCTCAATGGATGCTGTATCACCACCGTCAGAACCCGCTCTACACGCGGTTTGATGACATCTGCGAAATCTTCAAGCGTTACGACTGCACGTTCTCCCTTGGTGACTCGCTGCGCCCCGGTTGCCAGCACGATGCGTCGGATGCAGCTCAACTGGCCGAATTGCACACCCTCGGGGAGCTGACGCGCCGTGCCTGGAAGCATGATGTTCAAGTGATGGTGGAGGGTCCAGGCCACGTTCCCCTCGATCAGATCGAGTTCAATGTGAAAAAGCAGATGGAGGAGTGCAGCGAAGCCCCCTTCTATGTGCTCGGCCCCCTAGTGACCGATATTGCTCCCGGTTACGACCACATCACCTCCGCGATCGGTGCGGCAATGGCCGGTTGGCATGGCACGGCGATGCTCTGTTACGTGACGCCGAAAGAGCACCTCGGTCTGCCCAATGCTGAGGATGTGCGCGAAGGCCTGATTGCCTACAAGATCGCGGCTCATGCGGCAGACATTGCCCGTCATCGCCCTGGTGCTCGTGATCGTGACGACGAGCTCAGCCGCGCCCGCTACAACTTCGACTGGAACAAGCAGTTCGAGCTGTCCTTGGATCCTGAGCGGGCAAAGGAGTATCACGATGAAACCCTGCCGGCTGACATTTACAAACAGGCTGAGTTCTGCTCAATGTGCGGACCAAAGCACTGCCCAATGCAGACCAAGATTACCGATGAAGATATTGATAATTTACAGAATAATCTCAAGTCGATAACTGTATAA